One Dysidea avara chromosome 8, odDysAvar1.4, whole genome shotgun sequence genomic window, tcagctatgttcaacccgttacacagcattacgaatcaaaaactgttcaaaaagcacctctgcaatcaaagtagccactatgaaaaataccgattacgaagggaagccatcatgtgctaccaccaaatcgacaccttttgctgtcagccaagatgaatgggacataaaggaggacactggttaatgcattgtacgtactgtggtatgccaaaaggcacctctcgggccgaagcgatgtcagacagtgaaaaaatcaagcccgtagccttggccattattgagttactcttgtctgaaggcatcaggcagtcagtagaaaattccgtttaataattaaaaaaaaaaaaaaaagacgtagcaacttgttgaaagtgttttgggtcgatctgaaagcttgtttgggcttagttttacctatccaatactgcctcctcatcgtcgtcagggaaaagttaGGCTGACTTttggatgatttttttgtaggccatgcctacacctttgtgtTCCCTActatatcgtactgtataattatagttgtaTATAGTAACCTTTTCCATACTGATGTCATACTAATTTCTCTTCGGGGGACTCTTATATTTTCAAGTGCTGTTCTTCCTGGATTATGCAAACGACCGATCTTCATTTATCACCCATAGGACCCAATGCTTTATTAACGTGTTAGAGTCCTCCCAAACAGAGATCACCATTTTTAAATTGTGACATCAGTATGGAAAATACTATGCTTGCCTTGAGGCATTGTGTTTACAAGTGAGATGCAAGTCTCACTGAGGTGTtataaccattaatattgtttacAACATAGCATGGTCACATACTTTGGTATACTACTTGGAACTGTAGCTTAGCTTTTTATGCATCTGTTTTGTAGACATGCTGGAATTGTGGTCGTGTGGCTAGAGACAAGTGCAGTGGCTGCGGCAAGGCGTGCTACTGTGGCAGATTTTGTCAACATAAGCATTGGAGTACCCATCAGTTAAAGTGCCTGCAATATCGAGGTGAGTTGAggagtgtgtgtttgtttgcacGTATGCATTTAtttgcgcatgtgtgtgtgtgtgcacacatgcatgtgtgtcaTGCATGCACGTGTTTAGGTATGGTGTACTATATCAGTTTCATTTGTCTACTTCTTTCAGCCAAAGTTACTAAATAGTGTCAATGTGTGGTAATAACATAGATCTTATGATGATTTGTTTGAGTGTCTGTGATTTAGTCTTTGAAGTGTACTCATAAAAGGCTTGCTTTCTATGTTATGCTTGATCTTGTTATCAACAGTAGTGTGGCCAGCCTTTTATGGATGCTAAAAAAACTTCAGCAATGACGTCAACAACTTGAGTTTCAGGGCTGAGGCTGTCAGGACTCTTGTCCTTATGTCATTATGTCTTTGCTATGTATGAAGTTGCGCCAAGTGTAGTATGTCTGTTGTGTGATGACTTTAACTGTAGGAGTAATACTCTTCTGTTGTTTGCTAGACCAGTTGACTTGCCTGTAATAAACATCCAATTAGTTGCTAGGTGGCATACAAGATGAAGGAGGGACCATATTGTTGCATCTGACAGTGTGTCTGTGTGGAACAGATGTTGTTGTGATGGGTGAATCCCTGTTGGGTTGTGTAATGCtgttatatatatttttatattattgtgcactcacacacacacacacacgcacacacacgcacgcacgcacgcacatacaTAGTCTTATACTGCTGCCATTACTGGTCTCATAGCTTCCAAACAAAGAGAACAAGAGAGAAGTCACTTATGGACTACCAATCCACCACAGCTAAGGAACAGCATGAGAAATATGGAACATTGTACAGCACTGTGTTTGTTTCTGTTTTATGAGTTATTCGCATGGATTACGTACAACAGACGTGCGCATGCCACACTACTCGCACAGACGGGCAGACACACACcacgctcacacacacacacacacacacacacacacacacacacacacacacacacacacacacacacacacacacacacacacacacacacacacacacacacacacacacacacacacacacaactatacTATATGTATACAATGTTACATACATGTGAAGGTCCCATAGAATATAGTATAATTCCCAGTTCTAAATTGTAATATCAAACTCTTACTCATCAAACCCATTGTCATGTTTTACGTTTTCACTGCTGAGTGTGTAGAAGGCTTTGTCTGATTTGTTCAAGTTATATATTAGTATACACTATTTAGCAGTACTGGCTATTAAGATAGCATTGAGTTGCATCTCAGTGGCTTGGTTTACCTGTCTATAAGTGCCGTCCCAGTAGGGTCCTGTGAGAAGGTTGTTGAGTGGAGAAATTGTACAAGGCATATATTTGttaaaaggggtcttccacacctATCCAATTGTACAAACTTGAGATGTTTCAAAGTAGCATTTAAATCTGAAATTTTCCCTATCTGTTGGTCTATGTTGCTGCTCAATCCGGAGTGAACATCAAGTCAATAGGTCATTTAAATCTAAAGTTCTAATCGTCAAAgttgatgtgtgtggaagacccctttttgcaaatccagtcacgtGTATACAACATTATAGTACATATCTTGTAACCAGTTCCCCAAGTAATAGACCATAAAACTTTTTGCAGAAAATCTTGTTAGCTATGCTGACTTCAGTAGTAGGAGGGTTTATTATGGAATTGTTTGCTATGATTGTCATTAGAGTCTTAATGTATGTAacatatcatactgtatatcaaGTTACTTCTTGGCGTCATTCAGTCACTCTTGTATGGGTTGTCAGCAATAGCCAATATTCCCATGAAGATTGAGCTACATGGCAGCCTGTGATTGGCTAGTTTTACTCCAGTTATTAGTGGTATTCCCACAATGTAAACACTTTatggtttctgtgtaatacAATTAGACAGTTTGGCTACAGACTAATTTCAAAGCCATATTTGTGTGTATGCTTATAATAATGAATACCAGATGTCATGATTGTGGCTATGTTGAGGGTGGTTACACCTTGGCCTTAAaaattgtagtgtgtgtgtgtgagagagaagAGAAATGATGTGTCTACTATGAGAGTATTCATCTAGTATAGTCAAACATCAAACTATCCACTGTTTTATTAAAATGTTCTTTTTAATTTCTATAGCCAAGTCTGCAGGAAGCAATAATGTGAGTTACACTGTACCTGCTGTTCCTGCTCATCAGAATTCAAGTCGCTCCATGGTGCCTGTGGCCACCCCTACTGCAGTGCACCCGATTACAAGCCACTCACCAGGATTAAACTACTCTAACTCAAACAATGACGTTATTATAATCCCCAGTCTACAACCAGCTCATGTTACTTATGTTAATAAAGCACCACTGACTACAAGTTACAACCCTGTAAGACCACACCATGATTTAAGCCACATGGCACCAAACTCGAACCACATGCAAATGCAAAAGGACATAGTGATTGTTCACCAGCAACAAGCAGCCAATCAGATTCAATCTCCTGTAGTTACTATGATTCCATTGGACAATTCAAAAATGAAAGTAGCCAATCCAATGGCTCCTGATATGGTCGCCATTTCATCTCCAACTCATCACTCTCGGCTCTATAATTCGGAACCGTCTAGTTCCAGCTAACgaaataattttatttacacACACTCACAAAACGTTTAataatgatattattattattaggtaCACTTTTATTATGTCCCACCCCTTATTTTTTGATAAATTATTTCAGTGTTGTAAATATTTGTTGTATTGGTTTTATGTTGTTTCAGCATTTTTATTGGTTTTGTTTTACTAACAATGTTaaatacaaacagcagtgttgGCCATTGGTGCCATTTGTAATAGTAAAATGAATGGAAAAACATGGCTAAGCCTTctggttgttttttttttttttttttgataaggaattACATGCAATGGTTCTAAAATGCTGTTGGCTTTGAAAACACCCTTGTTTTACCAGAACTTTCCATAACAGTAGTCAAATATGTACATGTGCTATACAATGTCAGTGCAGCACTTATAATACAAGCCTGGTGAGTTAGTTATTGTATATCAGACACACTACAATGAAGTTCATACATCATAACTAAAATATACAGTAGGACCTGTTGACTGCATGGAGACTTTAGTTCAGTGGTCTGAAGTTTAAATACTGCATGAAAAAGTTGGAACACTGCTAAACACGAACTTGTGAAGGTTGTGTTTCATCACCAGGTGATCCTACCAGTAGAGAAGGctcaaatgtttcaatctgtaGTTATAGTTGTATATATAGATTTGTGGAACATGTATGCCACTAAAAATGTGTGTCAGCGTATCGGCTATCTCAATCACTGGCTAAATTTTCAAATCGTCACCTATTGCTTATACCTGTTAGGCTTGAATACACAAGATGATTCTGCTTAAATGTAAAATAATGTGTGAAGTGTTGAAGGTAGCAAGAAGGAACCAAGGTGgtatgctttcttggccacatgacactaCATTAAGAGTTTGTTGAATTTAATAACCTTCAAGAACACCCTGATAATCTCAAGTTCAGATAGCCATGACAGTTGTCTTGTTCTAAACTATTAGCTACGATCACAGTTGGTTATGGATCATCTGATCCTAAAGTTTGAGCAAGTTCCCAGAGTGGTAGCTGTCACTCACTGATACCATATATTCTTTATTTACTGACCATTTTATTTAGTTGCTAAGAAGTATTTTATATCATGTAAGGAAAATAAGTTTAATAATGAAATTCAGTGTACTTGCAGGACTGTGTACTCACCAACCAAAAGTTTTTAACAATAGATAACTCAGATTGCTTAATAATACAGCATGATGATCTATGTGTATACAAGTTACAAATTAATATTCAATTAAAGGCTCATGAGTGGTAGGTATATCATGGCTATAGTTGTCAAGGAGATGtcttaatattattatacatgcaaaaattaatattatttaatggaaCAATGGCTGATTGTCAAGGCGTTCACAAAGGGAGTTGCTCTATTGAGGGTTTCCACTGAGGTGCTTACCATGGATATGTGGATGTTTTATTAGGATAATATAGTGTATAGTCACTGGAAATGATATCCATAAAGCTATATCTagatatacaaaaaaaaagaagtgtaGTCAGTAAACCACATGCACAACTAGTATTGCAACTATCATACTTGCAGCAGTGGATCATATGATGATACGGTACAGACACAGAGGGTACATGCAACTATTAAGTGATTGCTATACACCATacaatgtttcactgtacaaattAAGGTACACATTTATCAGTGGTAATGTATTATATTCTGACAAATTTCAGTGATGTCAGATGGTCTTAGTGATCATCTGCTATTATGGCCACTGTCATTCCAAATGTATTCTAATATAATGCTCAGAATGTTACAACATGTTTAAGTTGTTTTCCACAACCCTCTgtagacttatttcaggaaaaAACATGTAATCACGATGAAAACAATTACAACATTGCTAGTAGAAGGATCTACTATACATTGCTTCTTCACTGAGCAAGAAAAAAATATTATAAAATGGGGTGACACAGAGTTTCTCTGATAAAATATTAGGaaataaataatacaattattattgtCTATAAATAACATTATTAAGATGATCCATTGGCAAACTCCTTTAGTCCAGTCTTGAGTGTTTCCCAGTCTAATCCTCTGACATTATCAGTAATGTGAACACAAGTCACTCCTATAAGAGACAGTCACAGAGTGAGCACTGTGAATACATCAGGGAGTTAACAAATGGTGCCACTGTGGTTGTATGGACAATAATCTAATGTATCTGTTttagcagccacctgtatagagaGACCACCCCTCAAATTGTGATTGATGTGTTTAGACAACAAGCCACCTCCCAACTACTTCTTAAAGTCAAAATATTTTGActtaactattctaatagagcagtcactttgcTTACAGAGTTTCCATAGAGATTCCACTGTAGTTTGTGGTTAAACTTACCAAGTGGGGACACAGTTGAAATATTCCATGATTCATCATCAAAGAAAATCATATCTTCATATTCAACTTTACTTTTCTGTTTTAATCTTGAGAAAATATACAACTTCTAATTTTGATAATATCAATACAACTGTCGTACTTTTCAAAGTGATTGGTTTTTCGTTTGGGGTAGATTTCACTGAAATCAAACATGTCATAAATCCCCAGCACCTTTTGTAGTTCACGAGAAGCTTGAGGATCTGTAGTGCTACAAAGAGAAGATGACAAATGGTCAATGGGAGGTAGGATACTGAGTTAAATGCTGCAGCTACTATAACTATCAACAAATAGAGAAGCCCTTGGTTAACAATACACTTGTGTAGTAGCTAGTATTTATACAACCTATCTGAGGGCAACATTTACGGCTACAATGATGTGGTTATTAAATAATCACAAGTAAAATACAAATGCTGACCTTGATGCAGCAGCCATCTTTATCCCACACTGCCGGATATCACTGAGGATATCTTTAACATCAGGGAACAAGACTGCTCGCTTACCGTAAACATCTGTAGCTCCACCACAACTGAATACAAACAGAAATACActaatattatacatgtacagtatctaGTCTTCTGAAGGTGTACGTATATCATGTACCAATGTTCTAAGGTAGAAATTTTGTAGTTGGTTGTGTCCTATATCTGCTAACTTTTTTTGTGAGACTTACTGCTTTCTGATGATAGTTGAATAGgtgaacatagctaacaacaaGATTGTACGTGTGTGCTACTTTATCAATGCAATGAAAAATTAATCATACACAGATATAGCTAACTATGAAGCCCATAGTAATTGATAATTTGAAAGATTCTGCTGTGGTGCATCTGACGATGTGGCGTGGCAAAGAGTTTCATGATCTTGATGATGGCATTGAGAAGGAGTACTTGTAGGTGTCTGTATTACAGAACACTTTAGTTAATCTAAACATGTGGCTTGATCTGGTACTGTGTAGCAGGggcggagaacagtactcaaaagtgtgtgtgtgggggggcaagtcatgtggggtggctgtaagttacaGTGATATAAAATCATTTACTGTATCTTAGTGTGCAAAGCTACTGAGATATACCAACATGCAAAGCTTGACAAtactagggggatctgggggcacgCCCCCACATGAAAATTTTGggatttgaatgctttgagatgGAAACTGAGAgtattttcagtggtacatgcGTTATactcctataatattataacaatgaCCATCATTAAGATACCATAAATACAGcagtaaatgaaggcatttcagacagactcatgctcttgattacatatagatataatgtgttaatggagacagattgaattaattgcatagcAGAACCAACTCATATAATtctactgaatgttctattagagtagttaggtgacttctagtagtatctcgatctcgtggactcccagcactgattcatgcagtattccattcttgcacaacctttagcacaaattctaGTGATCAAGGCAAAGTAATGACTACAACAGTTGTTTTACTTTAGCAATTGGGCATTGGAAAAGTGAGGGGGTACTGCTCCTCTACttgtaaaagtgggggggggggggcagttgCCCCCTCTGCCCCCTATTTCTCCGCCCCtgctgtgtagagagatcatgtgAATGTAGTATGAGTGCATAATACAAGATTGTGTCCCTCATCAAACCCAAAGCAAATGAAATATAATCACCTTCCTACAACCCTACAATAGGATATATCACAAAGGTCTATTTTGTTTGTAAAAACTTTGCACACACCATCTCATTGTCACACAAGCTATCTTAATCAAGTAAATGAAAGCTGAATGTTAGAATGAACATGCTGGGACTAGCAGTAAAGAATGTCAAAACATTTGCACAAAcagaaaaaattaaaaaaaaaactttggcacaCGTGTATTAATGTGACGAACCTTAAGATTCTTCACTGCAGAAAGATGGGAGGGAATACCATTCAAAATTATATGACAATTAAAAGGCACTAAAAAGGTACATAATTtctaaaacactctaatagagtattcagtgTACAATTTAATATGATCATGACAGCATGGCTACCTGGAAATTAAGTAGGGATATAAATTTATGATTACTTACGTGGCTGATTAAATTATGCAAACTTTAATTGCTCCACAGCTATGGGGTCCTACTTTGCAGATGTACAAGCTGCCTTCAACCACCATAGTAGTCATAGTAGTGTTCCACTACATTTTGGGCACTTCACTAGTGTATCAAGTTATAGGtaaatacatagctatatggTAACTGAACCAGTAAACTTTATAACTAATGATGAAGTGACAGCAAAACACATTTGTGGTAcctcagggccggaggagggaaaattgagtagGTCAGGCCATTAACTATAAtattgaaattgctactatatacatgccaatgagagaggagctgtgcgaagcacactctgcgaagtgcaaagcacgagcattctaggggggtctgggggtatgcccccacaggaaatttttgaa contains:
- the LOC136264998 gene encoding magnesium-dependent phosphatase 1-like, which codes for MASQSASKLKEFLNSLKRIPKLFVFDVDFTLWPLHVDCYVTPPFKSNGCGGATDVYGKRAVLFPDVKDILSDIRQCGIKMAAASSTTDPQASRELQKVLGIYDMFDFSEIYPKRKTNHFEKLKQKSKVEYEDMIFFDDESWNISTVSPLGVTCVHITDNVRGLDWETLKTGLKEFANGSS